Proteins encoded in a region of the Geoalkalibacter ferrihydriticus DSM 17813 genome:
- the rpsL gene encoding 30S ribosomal protein S12, whose amino-acid sequence MPTINQLIRNGRQKKEKKSTAPALKNNPQKRGVCTRVYTTTPKKPNSALRKVARVRLTNGIVVTSYIPGVGHNLQEHSVVLIRGGRVKDLPGVRYHIVRGSLDLAGVKGRMKSRSKYGAKRPK is encoded by the coding sequence ATGCCGACCATTAATCAGCTGATACGGAATGGGCGCCAGAAGAAGGAAAAGAAGTCCACCGCTCCGGCCCTTAAGAATAATCCGCAGAAACGTGGAGTCTGTACCCGTGTCTATACGACGACTCCGAAGAAGCCCAACTCGGCGTTGCGCAAGGTGGCGCGTGTGCGCCTGACCAACGGCATTGTTGTGACCTCTTATATTCCCGGGGTTGGGCACAACCTTCAGGAGCACTCCGTGGTTCTGATTCGCGGGGGTCGCGTGAAGGACCTTCCGGGTGTGCGCTATCACATCGTGCGCGGGTCTCTGGACCTGGCTGGTGTCAAGGGTCGTATGAAGAGTCGTTCCAAGTACGGCGCCAAGCGTCCCAAGTAA